AGCACCAAGCTTAACATTCAGTGACCAACCTTCTGCAGTACCACGCAAGTCAGTTACTTGGACGTAGTTATCACGCGCAGTACCATCACTAAGCTTTTGAGACGCAGCATAGTAAGTTTGAGTGCCTTGTGCGATAGCATGTGTTCCAAAGTCAAAACTTGAAGCAAAGTCAATGGTTAAGTCACCGTCTGTACCTGGCTGTGGTTTACCGTCAGGAGCATTAGGGTCAACTGGTGTCACTGGAGTTTCTGGGTTAGATGGGTCAACTGGTGATACCGGACCGTTCCCTTTTTCAAAGGCTACTTTTGCTGTTGAGCCATAATCAACTGTTTCATCAGCATGAGCGAGAGGAGCTGCAACTGATGCAGCGAGAAGTCCAAGCGTGGCAAATGAAACAAGTTTTACTGTTGTTTTAGTCATATTGAGTTACTTCCTTTTTTACTATTTTTCATGTGCATTGGTGTTACTTAGTAACACTTTTTATAAGTTTACTTATTGGCAGGTAGGTCTGATAAGAGCCACCTTAGTGATGTTGTATAGGCTGCTGCGTCCTTGGGTGATGAACCTGGAACAAACAAAGTAACATTAGGTGTGAAAGTTGTGCCATCTTGTGTTTGTAGGCTTGACTGGTCGCCCCAGCGGATAACCCACGTCCCCGCGCCTTGTCCACTCGTAGCATGTGCCACGGTTGTCTCGGTGTTGGGTAAGAGGTTCAGAACCTCTTGGGTAGCTGGTGCGTTTTGATTAGTA
The DNA window shown above is from Lactococcus sp. S-13 and carries:
- a CDS encoding WxL domain-containing protein; the encoded protein is MTKTTVKLVSFATLGLLAASVAAPLAHADETVDYGSTAKVAFEKGNGPVSPVDPSNPETPVTPVDPNAPDGKPQPGTDGDLTIDFASSFDFGTHAIAQGTQTYYAASQKLSDGTARDNYVQVTDLRGTAEGWSLNVKLGAFAGAAGTLPGSTVKLDNGAIQSASANPADTSATTTVLTPGVVSGTILGATAGTGTGTNLLNFGSKDGVTNDDSSVSITVPNVADNVMAGSSTADLTWTLADTPAN